One genomic segment of Naumovozyma castellii chromosome 7, complete genome includes these proteins:
- the VAC8 gene encoding protein anchor VAC8 (ancestral locus Anc_1.441) — protein sequence MGACCSCLRNTSDSYTSTNDNTNNNTALNSPIDADNESNILPIADNEREAVTSLLGYLENKDNLDFYSGGPLKALTTLVYSDNLNLQRSAALAFAEITEKYVCQVGREVLEPILMLLQSDDSQIQIAACAALGNLAVNDANKLLIVDMGGLNPLINQMMGNNVEVQCNAVGCITNLATREDNKNKIATSGALIPLTKLAKSKHIRVQRNATGALLNMTHSGENRKELVNAGAVPILVSLLSSEDSDVQYYCTTALSNIAVDEENRKKLSQTEPRLVSKLVNLMDSDSSRVKCQATLALRNLASDTSYQLEIVRAGGLPHLVKLLQSDSIPLILASVACIRNISIHPLNEGLIVDAGFLKPLVNLLNYKDTEEIQCHAVSTLRNLAASSEKNRKEFFESGAVEKCKELALVSPISVQSEISACFAILALADVSKLELLDMNILDALIPMTYSNNQEVSGNAAAALANLCSRINNYTKILECWSQPNDGIRGFLIRFLRSDYATFEHIALWTILQLLESHNEKVVRLVKNDDEIIDGVRKMATMTFERLQTSGVDVNQNAAESPGKNGVGNTSQENKDSKNDDNNTTNTAKTGDAVEDASMELYNITQQILQFLN from the coding sequence ATGGGTGCCTGCTGCAGTTGTTTGAGAAACACATCAGACTCGTATACCAGTACAAACGATAATACGAATAACAACACTGCTTTAAACTCCCCTATAGACGCAGATAATGagtcaaatattttaccTATCGCAGATAATGAAAGAGAAGCTGTGACTTCCCTCTTAGGCTATTTAGAGAATAAAGATAATCTAGACTTTTACTCTGGTGGTCCATTGAAGGCGTTGACCACTTTGGTATACTCGGATAACTTGAATTTACAAAGAAGTGCAGCCCTTGCATTTGCAGAAATTACTGAGAAGTATGTTTGCCAAGTCGGCAGAGAGGTCTTAGAGCCCATATTGATGCTTTTACAGAGTGATGACTCTCAAATCCAAATTGCAGCCTGTGCAGCTCTAGGAAACTTGGCCGTTAATGATGCTAATAAATTACTGATTGTGGACATGGGTGGATTAAACCCATTGATTAACCAAATGATGGGTAATAATGTAGAAGTTCAATGTAATGCTGTTGGTTGCATTACAAATTTAGCCACGAGAGAagataataagaataaaatcGCAACTTCCGGTGCATTGATCCCTCTAACTAAATTGGCTAAGTCCAAACATATTAGAGTTCAACGGAACGCTACAGGTGCGCTTCTGAATATGACGCACTCGGGTGAAAATAGAAAGGAGCTTGTCAATGCAGGAGCTGTACCTATTCTTGTGTCCCTATTATCCTCTGAGGACTCAGACGTCCAGTATTATTGTACTACGgctttatcaaatattgctgttgatgaagaaaatagaaagaaattatcaCAGACTGAACCTCGTCTTGTGTCAAAATTAGTTAATTTAATGGATTCAGATTCATCCAGAGTTAAATGCCAAGCAACCTTGGCACTAAGAAATTTAGCTTCTGACACAAGTTatcaattggaaattgtAAGAGCAGGTGGGTTGCCCCATTTGGTGAAATTACTTCAATCGGATTCAATACCATTGATTCTGGCAAGTGTCGCATGTAtaagaaatatttctatCCACCCATTAAATGAGGGCCTAATTGTCGATGCTGGTTTCTTAAAGCCATTGGTCAATTTGCTAAATTACAAAGATACTGAAGAAATACAATGTCATGCGGTATCAACTTTGAGGAATCTAGCAGCTTCTTCAGAGAAAAACAGAAAGGAATTTTTCGAGAGTGGTGCTGTAGAGAAATGTAAGGAATTAGCGTTGGTATCCCCGATAAGTGTTCAAAGTGAAATATCGGCATGTTTTGCCATTCTAGCCCTAGCAGACGTATCTAAACTTGAATTGTTAGATATGAATATTCTTGACGCTTTAATTCCAATGACctattcaaataatcaagAAGTTTCCGGTAATGCAGCTGCGGCCTTGGCCAATCTTTGTTCAAGAATCAATAATTATACGAAAATTCTAGAATGCTGGAGTCAGCCTAATGATGGGATTCGTGGTTTCTTGATCAGGTTCTTAAGGAGTGATTATGCTACATTCGAACATATTGCACTTTGGACAATTTTGCAGTTGTTAGAAAGTCATAATGAAAAGGTCGTGAGGTTGGTAAAAAATGACGACGAAATTATTGATGGAGTAAGGAAGATGGCTACTATGACATTCGAACGTTTACAAACATCTGGTGTTGATGTCAACCAGAACGCAGCCGAATCTCCTGGTAAGAATGGTGTAGGGAATACGAGCCAAGAAAATAAGGATTCAAAGAATGATGACAATAATACTACAAATACTGCCAAGACGGGGGATGCAGTTGAAGATGCGAGTATGGAACTGTATAATATCACtcaacaaattcttcaatttttgaattga
- the EDC3 gene encoding Edc3p (ancestral locus Anc_1.442), whose amino-acid sequence MSQFIGFEVQVELKDGKLITGKIAKATNKGLTLNNVTFSDGGKSQAFKVRSSRLKDLKVLAVAKGRKTNNNYNNEKSYKQQISANNTSVNNNNNNNNTNSIDWKNDDVEKIKKTEDFDFQGNLNLFNKKDIFNQLKEYDNNNNITHCYDKDSYQNNEMIISNFEHDEDFFDDDDEYNFDDIDDPNYLPITKSINITHLLHSAVADKRSNSVSGISENDTNITDINDKDVLHNIENLILNETLSKNKKSQPNRQSINSSTSSLQLLPQQQLQSSLKDSKTSQTIPTATVIQLLEIERINFEKYGITSNSLIENFAINSSYFIKKNLLTFDNNKKKPLVVIMASDTGRSGLKSIILARYLVQTNRIDVVLLFLPSVMTFILSENLEISKHLDIFTKCGGRLVHNIPTVNNRNGPESNNSSHSSHSKIHQLKNILATLNNPPVDLIIDGLQGFDCNLIDDFDSDLTYELTELLSWCNYQISKYSTQCWSVDFPSGFDSSTGLKNFENAISNVNGIICSNWPVTSILTLKKSMNLLKRIVLIDSGIPSNVYLEKNSFKKFQTVEDLFLTEGSKMIEF is encoded by the coding sequence ATGTCCCAATTTATAGGATTTGAAGTTCAAGTGGAACTGAAAGACGGGAAACTGATCACAGGGAAAATTGCGAAAGCTACTAATAAGGGTCTAACGTTAAATAATGTTACTTTTAGTGATGGAGGTAAATCTCAAGCCTTCAAAGTGCGTTCCTCGAGAttaaaagatttgaaaGTACTTGCCGTAGCCAAAGGGAGGAAAACAAATAACAACTACAACAATGAGAAAAGTTATAAACAACAGATTTCGGCCAATAACACAAGtgttaataataacaacaataacaataataccaaCTCAATCGACTGGAAGAATGATGATGTGGAGAAGATTAAGAAAACCGAAGATTTTGACTTCCAAGGTAACctaaatcttttcaataagaaAGACATTTTTAAccaattgaaagaatatgacaacaataataatattaccCACTGTTATGATAAAGATAGttatcaaaataatgaaatgattatttccaattttgaGCATGACGAGGATTTTtttgatgacgatgatgaatacaattttgatgatattgatgatccAAATTACTTACCAATAACAAAATCTATTAACATAACCCATTTACTTCACTCTGCAGTTGCTGATAAGAGGAGTAACAGTGTAAGCGGAATTAGTGAGAACGATACCAATATTACCGATATTAACGATAAGGATGTGCTGCACAACATTgagaatttaatattaaatgaaacGTTATCTAAGAATAAAAAGTCGCAACCAAATAGACAATCTATTAATTCATCCACTTCATCTTTACAACTATTGCCTCAGCAACAATTAcaatcttctttgaaagattcTAAGACATCTCAAACTATTCCAACGGCAACTGTAATACAACTATTGGAAATTGAGAGgattaattttgaaaagtatGGGATAACCtccaattctttaattgaaaattttgcGATCAATTCTTCGTATTTTattaagaagaatttgttAACATTTGATAACAACAAAAAGAAACCATTAGTAGTTATAATGGCATCTGATACAGGTAGGTCTGGACTTAAGTCGATTATTTTGGCTCGCTATCTCGTACAAACCAATAGGATTGAcgttgtattattatttttaccATCTGTCATGACTTTTATCTTATCAGAAAACCtggaaatttcaaagcATCTGGATATATTCACTAAATGTGGTGGGAGATTAGTGCACAACATTCCCACGGTCAATAACCGCAATGGGCCGGAAAGTAATAATTCATCTCACAGCTCTCATAGTaagattcatcaattgaagaatatattagCAACATTAAATAATCCACCGGTAGATTTAATCATAGATGGGCTTCAAGGATTTGATTGTAACctaattgatgattttgattctgATTTAACGTACGAATTGactgaattattatcatgGTGTAATTACCAAATTTCTAAATATTCTACGCAATGTTGGTCAGTTGATTTCCCTTCAGGGTTTGATTCAAGTACCGGcttgaagaattttgaaaatgctATAAGTAACGTAAATGGTATCATATGTTCCAATTGGCCTGTAACTTCCATTCtaactttgaaaaagagTATGAACTTGTTGAAAAGAATAGTTTTGATTGATTCAGGAATTCCAAGCAACGTTTACCTGGAAAAGAATTCCTTTAAGAAGTTCCAGACAGTTGAAGATTTGTTTCTAACAGAAGGTTCCAAGATGATTGAATTCTAG
- the NCAS0G03270 gene encoding uncharacterized protein (ancestral locus Anc_1.418), which produces MKLIKLVKNSTGGATIQLLPEDKEDLFTIYQIIDKDDELVFKKKFTTKTSQVNEQSSSVKKSTDFARLRIKVLSDEFSLSDDYLKYKGVTTTDESGQSNVDIPVGKFISFVVNFTYPFTIIKDDFDKFAERLLKESCNPVAKSDTAAIALQEGIAHVCLLTPSSTLLRQKIEYSMPKKKRSTDVMKFDEKTHKFYKAIYESIKKNYDLDSLKLIILCSPAFYAKTLYENILHYAKEENNKMILKNQSKFLVAHCSTGYLQGITEVLKDPIYTSKLNDTKYAQDIQILDEFLKHLDADDAKAWYGEAEVIKAADMGAINCLLITDVLIRSEDLKKRKQMQDVADMVEQNGGKVMIFSTLHSSGEELDKLTGVACILKYPLPDLDEDLEDDDEDESEADNDQNGYDDDAY; this is translated from the coding sequence atgaaattgataaaacTAGTAAAAAATTCAACTGGAGGGGCTACTATTCAGCTATTACCagaagataaagaagatcTGTTTAccatttatcaaataattgaCAAAGATGACGAATTGGTATTTAAAAAGAAGTTCACTACAAAAACTTCACAAGTGAATGAACAATCGTCATCGGTGAAAAAATCAACTGATTTTGCAAGATTGAGAATTAAAGTTCTTTCAGATGAATTTTCTCTAAGCgatgattatttgaaatataaagGTGTCACTACTACTGATGAATCAGGTCAATCTAATGTTGATATACCGGTCGGGAAGTTTATCTCTTTTGTGGTAAACTTCACATATCCATTTACCATTATTAAggatgattttgataaatttgcAGAAAGGTTATTGAAGGAGTCCTGTAATCCTGTGGCCAAGTCAGACACAGCTGCTATTGCCTTACAAGAAGGTATCGCTCATGTATGTCTCTTAACCCCCTCTTCTACGCTCCTAAGGCAAAAGATTGAATATAGTATGcccaagaagaaaagatctACTGATGTCatgaaatttgatgaaaaaacTCACAAATTCTATAAGGCTATCTATGAATCcatcaagaagaattacGATCTAGATTCTTTAAAACTAATTATCTTATGTTCTCCAGCATTTTACGCTAAGACTCTATACGAGAACATTTTACATTATgcaaaggaagaaaataacaagatgatattaaaaaaCCAATCCAAATTCCTTGTTGCACATTGTTCTACAGGTTATCTTCAAGGGATCACTGAAGTGCTTAAGGACCCTATTTATACGTccaaattaaatgatacTAAATATGCCCAGGATATTCAAATACTAGATGAGTTTTTGAAGCATTTGGATGCGGATGACGCTAAGGCATGGTATGGTGAAGCTGAAGTTATCAAAGCTGCCGATATGGGTGCTATAAACTGTTTATTGATTACAGATGTTCTTATAAGATCAGaggatttgaaaaagaggaaacaGATGCAGGATGTAGCCGATATGGTGGAACAGAATGGTGGGAAAGTAATGATATTTAGCACTCTTCATAGTTCTGGTGAGGAATTAGATAAACTAACTGGGGTAGCATGCATTCTTAAATACCCATTGCCCGATTTAGACGAAGatcttgaagatgatgacgaagatgaaagCGAGGCAGATAATGACCAAAATGGTTATGATGACGATGCCTATTGA
- the CDC10 gene encoding septin CDC10 (ancestral locus Anc_1.419) has translation MSTEILEAVKPKSYVGFDTITSQIEHRLLKRGFQFNIMVVGHSGLGKSTLINTLFASHLIDSATGNDISKLPISKTTEMKISTHQLIEDRVNLNVNIIDTPGFGDQINNERVWEPIVKYIKEQHSQYLRKELTAQRERHIPDTRVHAILYFLQPNNKGLTKLDIAALGKLTEIANVIPVIAKSDALTIDERSHFREIIQNEFKKYNFKVYPYDSDDLTTEELELNTSIRSIIPFAVVGSEKEIEVDGETFRGRKTRWGTINVDDMNQCELVYLREFLIRTHLQDLIETTSFVHYEGFRARQLIALKENASNRASSSHR, from the coding sequence ATGAGTACTGAAATTTTAGAAGCTGTGAAACCTAAATCGTATGTCGGATTCGACACGATCACTAGTCAAATCGAGCATCGTTTACTTAAGCGTGGCTTccaattcaatattatgGTAGTTGGACATTCAGGGTTAGGTAAGAGTACTCTGATAAATACATTATTTGCCTCTCATTTGATCGACTCGGCTACCGGTAATGATATATCAAAATTGCCAATTTCCAAGACCACAGAAATGAAGATCTCGACtcatcaattgattgaagATAGAGTTAATTTGAACGTTAATATCATTGATACACCGGGTTTTGGTGACCAAATAAACAATGAAAGAGTTTGGGAACCAATagtcaaatatattaaagaacAACATTCTCAGTATTTACGTAAAGAACTTACTGCACAACGTGAAAGACATATTCCTGATACTAGAGTTCATGCAATCTTATACTTTTTACAACCAAACAATAAGGGATTGACTAAACTAGATATTGCAGCCTTAGGTAAATTGACCGAGATTGCAAACGTTATTCCCGTTATTGCTAAATCAGACGCCTTAACTATCGATGAAAGATCTCATTTTagagaaattattcaaaacgaatttaaaaaatataacttCAAAGTGTATCCATACGACTCTGACGATTTGACCactgaagaattggaattgaataCAAGTATAAGATCAATTATTCCATTCGCTGTCGTCGGTTCcgaaaaagaaattgaagtgGACGGTGAAACATTTAGAGGTAGAAAGACACGTTGGGGTACCATAAATGTAGATGATATGAACCAATGTGAATTAGTGTATTTGAGAGAATTCTTAATTAGAACACATTTGCAAGATTTGATTGAAACTACTTCATTTGTACACTATGAGGGATTCAGAGCTAGACAATTAATTgcattgaaggaaaatgcAAGCAACCGTGCTTCTTCTAGTCACCGTTGA
- the NCAS0G03290 gene encoding uncharacterized protein (ancestral locus Anc_1.421) gives MVKIAIITYSMYGHIDKMAQNIKEGIISAGGMATIYRVEETLNDDVLKLMGAPPKPEGIPIATMETLKEYDAFLFGVPTRYGNVPAQWSAFWDKTGELWINGSLDGKMAGVFVSTGTYGGGQEATVKNFLNYLTHHGIVFVPLGYKETFAELGSLTEIHGGSPWGAGTLSGSDGTRTASELELMLAHTQGKVFFKRVSQYYGTSKTQGTTSATTATANKQTTPKTTAATGAGAGTAGTRGAAPNRGVQGTSNRQETHNQSGSDCCVLM, from the coding sequence ATGGTTAAGATTGCTATAATTACATACTCCATGTATGGACACATCGACAAGATGGCCCAAAATATCAAAGAGGGCATCATCTCTGCGGGAGGAATGGCGACCATCTATCGTGTGGAAGAGACCCTGAATGATGACGTATTGAAGCTTATGGGTGCACCACCAAAACCAGAGGGCATTCCCATCGCTACCATGGAAACATTGAAGGAATACGATGCTTTCCTTTTTGGAGTCCCCACTAGATATGGTAATGTGCCTGCTCAATGGAGTGCATTTTGGGATAAGACCGGTGAGCTTTGGATTAACGGATCCCTGGATGGTAAGATGGCTGGGGTGTTTGTAAGTACTGGGACTTATGGTGGTGGTCAAGAAGCCacagtgaaaaatttcttgaattatttgacCCATCATGGGATTGTTTTCGTTCCATTGGGTTACAAAGAAACTTTTGCAGAACTGGGTTCGTTGACTGAAATTCATGGTGGGTCACCTTGGGGGGCAGGTACTTTGTCTGGCTCTGATGGGACTAGAACCGCATCggaattggaattgatgCTGGCTCACACTCAGGGAAAAgtattttttaaaagagTATCTCAGTATTATGGTACTAGTAAAACACAAGGTACAACCTCTGCTACTACGGCTACTGCTAACAAACAGACCACACCCAAAACTACAGCAGCAACTGGTGCAGGAGCAGGTACCGCTGGAACGAGAGGGGCGGCACCAAACAGAGGGGTCCAAGGAACTTCCAATAGACAAGAGACACACAACCAATCCGGTAGTGACTGCTGTGTTCTCATGTGA
- the EAF5 gene encoding Eaf5p (ancestral locus Anc_1.447): protein MEPIITELLVLQLIYTFLLNELKEERGAIKENDVEIEDDESLIIPHIKISLVKITNEVQNNVLINEILQYTNDENETSKLNINDILRIIENSFVPSIFKVSLMNGQLNFQNLKLMEVKKLIMGKYLQFRTKQLDEIQKLDDDIIGKLNISSSSPNVTTAMTSSAAKSSSGNNIIDPKREKLLKLYRDTVLNRLQSKNKLLDELYLNLEKEGNYHKIVHKIIEIEMIKNETPRSVHYLQLILQRSISDGIMSSYTGSKTWEIARQVQVDFDDTVQFMRRALE from the coding sequence ATGGAACCAATCATAACTGAATTGTTGGTATTACAACTAATATACACATTCTTATTGAATGAGTTAAAGGAGGAACGAGGAGCCATTAAGGAGAACGATGTTGagattgaagatgatgaatcaCTAATAATACCACACATCAAGATATCTCTCGTCAAGATAACCAATGAAGTGCAGAATAATGTGCTAATCAATGAAATCTTACAATAcacaaatgatgaaaatgaaacgAGTAAACTGAATATCAACGATATATtaagaattattgaaaattcattTGTTCCTAGTATATTCAAAGTTTCGTTAATGAATGGACAATTGAATTTCcagaatttaaaattaatggAAGTAAAGAAGTTAATTATGGGgaaatatttacaatttcGAACTAAACAACTTGATGAGATTCAaaaattagatgatgatataaTAGGCAAgttgaatatttcaagTAGTTCACCGAATGTTACAACAGCAATGACTTCTAGTGCTGCTAAATCCAGTAGTGGGAACAATATAATTGATCCAAAGAGGGAGAAGCTACTGAAACTGTATAGAGACACTGTGTTGAATAGATTACAAAGCAAGAATAAACTACTGGATGAATTATATCTGAACCTGGAAAAGGAAGGTAATTATCACAAGATTGTGCATAAGATCATTGAGATAGAGATGATTAAGAATGAGACACCGAGAAGTGTTCATTATCTGCAGTTAATACTGCAGCGAAGTATATCAGATGGGATTATGAGCAGTTACACTGGCAGCAAGACGTGGGAGATTGCGCGACAGGTGCAAGTAGATTTTGACGATACTGTTCAATTCATGAGGAGGGCGTTAGAGTAG
- the GTT3 gene encoding Gtt3p (ancestral locus Anc_1.445) encodes MSSSFTSFTSSSPVKRTPSSSVFSRWKKWELHDLAEKLKIDDLPQASKKQVLVDAVLDYLVNLGKPLDYEHEFPELRTFYESSFWSSVKNESASSQEVSASDEQPSGSEDEKLPDEPKTESSTNFNTLNFKEIDEEEAKLGKNFMNKCHQFKFNFQEYVSDVINGTKRFNENVQDFLSTLATVDAMFYSVELFFLIKQLIAQDDGCGILINYLTPISIWVLVNILLPVFVSYYINFIRYDYAIEVDPMIFHLTKGLIALTVLNYFGQEDGVGRSTYKSIKAALTDDDDDEDDEGSVLKHIIGNISHNNCDILASNLVVINKSLGQLPLIFAVVGSFLTLYVVM; translated from the coding sequence ATGTCATCCTCGTTTACTAGTTTTACCTCATCATCACCCGTGAAACGTACTCCGTCATCCTCAGTATTTTCACGTTGGAAAAAATGGGAGCTACATGATTTagctgaaaaattaaagattgaCGATTTACCACAGGCTTCCAAGAAGCAAGTGCTTGTGGACGCTGTCCTGGattatttggtaaatttggGGAAGCCCTTAGATTATGAACATGAATTTCCCGAGTTGAGAACATTTTATGAATCCTCCTTTTGGTCGTCCGTAAAGAACGAATCAGCATCTTCCCAGGAGGTTTCTGCCTCTGACGAACAACCTTCAGGttctgaagatgaaaaattgcCGGATGAACCAAAGACAGAATCCTCCACGAATTTCAATActttaaatttcaaagaaattgatgaagaagaagctaaATTGGGgaaaaatttcatgaaTAAATGTCaccaattcaaattcaatttccaaGAATATGTTAGTGACGTGATCAATGGAACCAAGAGATTCAATGAAAATGTACAAGATTTCCTCTCTACATTAGCCACCGTGGATGCTATGTTCTATTCCGTGGAATTATTTTTCCTCATTAAGCAATTGATTGCACAGGATGATGGATGCGGTATCTTGATTAATTATTTGACCCCAATTTCCATTTGGGTCTTAGTGAACATACTACTACCCGTGTTTGTTTCATATTACATTAATTTCATCCGTTATGACTATGCCATTGAAGTGGATCCTATGATTTTCCATCTAACAAAGGGTTTAATTGCTCTAACGGTGTTGAATTATTTCGGTCAAGAAGATGGCGTGGGAAGATCCACATACAAGAGTATTAAAGCTGCCTTAACtgatgacgacgacgacgaaGATGACGAGGGTAGCGTGTTGAAACACATTATCGGGAACATTTCACATAACAACTGTGACATACTCGCCTCAAATTTGGTTGTCATAAACAAATCTTTGGGCCAACTACCCTTAATCTTTGCCGTTGTGGGTAGTTTTTTGACTTTGTACGTTGTGATGTGA
- the NIT3 gene encoding putative hydrolase (ancestral locus Anc_4.183): MILSQKIKIALIQFKSSNPSKQLNLQNAQKFIEKAMKTQPDTKLIVLPECFNSPYSITKFKEYAEPIIATDLSQSPTCTFLSKLASRFQIILIGGSIPECDPTTSKIYNTSIIFNEQGHLIAKHRKIHLFDIDIPNGITFKESTTLSPGSQPTTFSTKYGQIGLGICYDLRFPELAMIAARKGAFAMVYPGAFNTVTGPMHWHLLARSRAIDNENYVVLCSPARNLESDYHAYGHSLVVDPRGNIIAEAGEDEEIVFAELDPSVIEQFRKQVPITFQRRFDVYPDVSK, encoded by the coding sequence ATGATCCTTTCTCAAAAGATAAAGATCGCATTGAtccaattcaaatcatccaatCCATCTAAACAACTAAACCTTCAAAATGCACAAAAATTCATAGAAAAAGCCATGAAGACTCAACCAGATACAAAATTAATCGTTCTCCCAGAATGTTTCAATTCTCCCTATTCCATCaccaaattcaaagaatatgCAGAACCTATCATTGCAACAGACCTCTCCCAATCCCCCACATGCACTTTCCTCTCCAAACTTGCTTCCcgtttccaaatcatccTCATTGGAGGCTCCATCCCAGAATGTGACCCAACCACATCCAAGATTTACAACACATCCATCATATTCAACGAACAAGGTCACCTCATCGCAAAACACAGAAAGATTCATCTCTTTGACATCGATATCCCCAACGGAATCACATTCAAAGAATCAACAACTTTATCCCCAGGCTCTCAACCAACAACATTCTCCACTAAATATGGTCAAATTGGACTCGGAATCTGTTACGATTTAAGATTCCCTGAATTAGCCATGATTGCCGCAAGAAAGGGCGCCTTTGCCATGGTGTACCCTGGTGCATTCAATACGGTCACGGGCCCCATGCATTGGCATTTATTAGCTAGAAGTAGAGCCATCGATAATGAGAATTATGTGGTGTTGTGTTCACCAGCTAGAAATTTGGAGAGTGACTATCATGCGTATGGTCATTCGTTGGTGGTGGATCCAAGAGGTAATATCATTGCTGAAGCTGgcgaagatgaagaaatcgTCTTTGCTGAATTGGATCCCTCGGTTATCGAACAATTTAGAAAACAAGTCCCTATTactttccaaagaagattCGATGTCTACCCTGATGTCagtaaataa
- the GSF2 gene encoding Gsf2p (ancestral locus Anc_1.496) translates to MEIYVRLNNDLENDNAFQISREDTIKDKLVHIFPRDKNPKSLSDVMVLRPTVFHNYAPDYFCKSVHQGYLSEGGCLLFHYDAADDKYLTKLDEDKPLFDQLWPGQLIVPKWSYNKWNLFTYTAIILLWLYTDLPDVVSPTPGICVTNQLSRMIIPILEYMERPTLASKLREEIQVNYSSFWAQWAFFLLHVIKVSVLTLFLRLGIANPITFNPIKVYQFQNGNAVSSDHVKAILKSIGWIGSRRGTYDQYQSNFYSYTIKKYGGPVQAYRAGVIKTAANPGVELNAGEGFQTPLDQRFTNSTFETMESQGKFVLSEEYFIELEDNLKENLNKCNGDIGKMNEEIRRFRKFGIYEPSEKLAKMVQKRKQVAKEQKEQEEEVQKSAKLEKKEAKKEQ, encoded by the coding sequence ATGGAGATCTACGTCAGACTGAACAACGACCTGGAAAACGACAACGCCTTCCAGATCTCAAGAGAGGACACTATCAAGGACAAACTGGTCCACATCTTCCCCAGGGACAAGAATCCAAAGTCTCTCTCAGATGTAATGGTGCTAAGACCAACCGTCTTCCATAACTACGCCCCAGACTACTTCTGCAAGTCCGTTCACCAAGGTTACTTGTCCGAGGGGGGCTGTCTCTTATTCCATTACGACGCCGCTGATGACAAATACTTGACCAAATTGGATGAGGATAAACCATTATTCGATCAATTATGGCCCGGTCAATTAATCGTCCCCAAATGGTCCTATAACAAATGGAACCTTTTCACTTATACCGCTATCATCTTGCTTTGGTTGTATACAGATTTACCAGACGTCGTCTCCCCAACTCCAGGTATCTGTGTGACAAATCAATTATCTAGAATGATCATCCCCATCCTGGAATACATGGAACGTCCAACTTTGGCAAGTAAGCTAAGAGAGGAAATCCAAGTCAATTATTCTTCATTCTGGGCTCAATGGGCTTTCTTCCTATTGCATGTCATTAAAGTCTCCGTATTGACTTTATTCTTAAGATTAGGGATCGCTAACCCAATCACTTTCAACCCAATTAAGGTCTATCAATTCCAAAATGGGAATGCGGTAAGTAGTGATCATGTTAAGGCAATCTTGAAATCTATCGGATGGATCGGTTCCAGAAGAGGTACTTACGATCAATATCAATCTAATTTCTACAGTTATACCATTAAGAAGTATGGTGGTCCAGTACAAGCTTACAGAGCCGGTGTCATTAAGACCGCTGCCAATCCAGGTGTCGAATTAAACGCTGGTGAAGGGTTCCAAACTCCATTGGATCAAAGATTTACTAATTCCACTTTTGAAACAATGGAATCTCAAGGTAAATTCGTCCTAAgtgaagaatatttcatcGAATTGGAAGACAATTTGAAGGAAAACTTGAATAAATGTAATGGCGACATTGGTAAGatgaatgaagaaattagaagatttagaaaattcGGTATCTATGAACCATCTGAAAAGTTGGCAAAGATGGTCcaaaagaggaaacaagTCGCCAAGGAGcaaaaggaacaagaagaagaagtgCAAAAAAGtgccaaattggaaaagaaggaagcCAAGAAGGAACAATAA